One window of Siniperca chuatsi isolate FFG_IHB_CAS linkage group LG19, ASM2008510v1, whole genome shotgun sequence genomic DNA carries:
- the rps20 gene encoding 40S ribosomal protein S20: MAFKDTGKAPVETEVAIHRIRITLTSRNVKSLEKVCADLIRGAKEKNLKVKGPVRMPTKTLRITTRKTPCGEGSKTWDRFQMRIHKRLIDLHSPSEIVKQITSISIEPGVEVEVTIADA, translated from the exons ATG GCTTTCAAGGACACTGGTAAGGCACCTGTTGAGACTGAGGTCGCCATTCACCGTATCCGCATTACCCTCACCAGCCGCAACGTCAAATCTCTGGAGAAGG TCTGCGCAGACTTGATCCGTGGGGCTAAGGAGAAGAACCTGAAGGTGAAGGGGCCTGTCCGCATGCCAACCAAG ACTCTGCGTATCACCACCAGAAAAACTCCCTGCGGTGAAGGATCCAAAACCTGGGATCGCTTCCAGATGAGGATCCACAAGCGCCTGATTGATCTGCACAGCCCATCTGAAATTGTCAAGCAGATCACCTCCATCAGCATCGAACCAGGTGTTGAGGTTGAAGTCACCATCGCAGATGCATAA
- the zgc:56231 gene encoding kinesin-like protein KIF20A isoform X2 → MSTVIDLTNEESDHMQPVDMDLTCHVPSVITSSLQQTEMAGGAEQQTMRVYLRVRPFSKEELSGNEDQDCVVIENSQTVTLNAPKGSATMKSSEKGIGTSLHKFSFSQIFGPEMTQSELFEDTVKSQMSEFLDGKNALIFSYGVTNAGKTYTIQGTPKEPGVLPRVLDATFHYIGGRQYEGMDLKPYLRNDAQYLDPDQVKQERSAKAAIFASVKDECDPLRASGGLESLSCSTTSLSSSSLSYDETVLVSNPTEAGSSQFALWVAFFEIYNECVYDLLQPSLCSKFKKRAALRVCDDGAGNAYVKDLRWINIQTLGEACKLLQFGNKNRSAAATKMNQSSSRSHSIFTMKLLKIDGSTVKRISEFSLCDLAGSERCNKTKTFGERLKEAGNINNSLLILGKCITALRNNQTDRMKSSYIPFRESKLTKLFQAVFCGKGRASMIVNINQCASTYDETLHVMKFSAVAKQVVQVIPDKPLEALAPCLVGHDGKPLVRNGKIDSQALESYLSEEELLDEEDEADMSLLPQNEVVNMIETLRTKLLAERRRNLVQEMEIRKEMGDAMLQQLMESEELRSRQIEELKESYQEKLENTFEMYKEVIKEHAYQSAMNNLEDDYVPLDEFIAEQEKVEALKRKVSELETLTSSIEGGARAVPTVDQSCQTQPFKVTEAADDRCKRLYKEKCAIERMCEDKQQLILSLEKRLMDLSETLQKVRDGFLEKSADLEALQRKADDQTKALEDILRQNTEKDKEIASLKAELAKFSQKSPVQPKTKRGLLANIREAVTSPRKGTTGRTLRKTVRTAHP, encoded by the exons ATGAGTACAGTTATTGATTTGACCAATGAAGAAAGCGACCATATGCAGCCTGTTGACATGGACTTGACTTGTCATGTTCCTTCTGTCATCACTTCATCCCTTCAGCAG ACTGAAATGGCAGGTGGTGCTGAGCAGCAGACCATGAGAGTTTACCTCCGAGTCAGGCCCTTCTCTAAAGAGGAACTCTCGGGCAACGAGGATCAG gATTGTGTAGTGATTGAAAACAGCCAAACGGTGACACTGAATGCACCAAAGGGCTCTGCCACCATGAAGAGCAGTGAGAAGGGCATCGGCACGTCTCTCCACAAATTCTCCTTCTCCCAG ATTTTCGGACCAGAGATGACTCAGTCTGAGCTATTTGAGGACACTGTCAAAAGCCAAATGTCTGAATTCTTGGATGGGAAGAATGCACTGATATTCAGCTATGGCGTAACCAACGCTGGGAAAACCTACACAATCCAAG gAACTCCAAAAGAGCCGGGAGTACTCCCTCGAGTGCTGGATGCCACCTTTCACTACATTGGAGGCCGTCAGTATGAGGGGATGGACCTGAAACCCTACCTCAGGAATGATGCACAATATCTGGATCCGGACCAAGTCAAGCAGGAGAGAAGTGCTAAAGCTGCCATTTTTGCTTCAGTCAAAGAC GAGTGTGATCCTCTCAGAGCCAGTGGTGGTTTAGAGTCCTTGTCCTGTTCCACCACCAgtctctcatcctcctctttgtcCTACGATGAAACCG TGTTGGTAAGCAACCCAACAGAAGCAGGCAGCAGCCAGTTTGCCTTATGGGTGGCGTTCTTTGAAATCTACAACGAGTGTGTATATGATCTGCTTCAGCCTTCACTGTGCTCTAAGTTCAAGAAACGTGCTGCTCTCCGAGTATGTGACGATGGTGCTGGCAATGCTTATGTTAAAG atctCAGGTGGATTAACATCCAGACCCTGGGCGAAGCCTGTAAACTACTACAgtttggaaacaaaaacagaagtgctGCAGCCACGAAGATGAACCAGTCGTCTAGCAGAAG CCACAGCATATTTACCATGAAGTTACTGAAGATCGATGGCAGCACAGTTAAAAGGATCTCAGA GTTTTCTCTGTGTGACCTGGCTGGCTCAGAAAGATGCAACAAAACCAAGACCTTCGGAGAGAGGCTGAAGGAGGCAGGGAACATAAACAACTCCCTGCTCATTCTGGGGAAGTGCATCACTGCCCTTCGCAACAATCAGACTGACAG AATGAAGAGCAGCTACATTCCTTTCAGAGAGAGTAAGCTCACCAAGCTCTTCCAGGCTGTTTTCTGTGGCAAAGGAAGAGCGTCAATGATCGTCAACATCAACCAGTGTGCTTCCACCTATGACGAGACTCTCCATGTTATGAAATTCTCTGCTGTTGCCAAACAG GTGGTGCAGGTGATCCCAGACAAGCCTCTGGAAGCTCTGGCTCCCTGTTTGGTCGGCCATGATGGCAAGCCTCTGGTGAGGAACGGGAAGATTGACAGCCAGGCCCTGGAGAGCTACCTGTCTGAGGAGGAGCTGCTTGATGAGGAAGACGAGGCTGACATGTCTTTGCTGCCACAGAAT GAGGTCGTGAATATGATTGAAACCCTGCGAACAAAACTCCTGGCTGAGCGAAGAAGAAACCTGGTTCAGGAAATGGAGATTCGCAAGGAAATGGGAGATGCCATGTTACAACAGCTCATGGAGAGTGAGGAACTCCGCAG TCGGCAGATTGAAGAGCTGAAGGAGAGCTACCAAGAAAAGCTGGAGAACACTTTTGAGATGTACAAGGAGGTTATCAAAGAGCATGCCTACCAGAGTGCTATGAACAATCTGGAAGATGACTATGTACCTCTTGATGAGTTCATTGCTGAACAGGAGAAAGTGGAG GCCCTCAAACGTAAAGTGTCAGAGTTGGAGACCTTAACGTCCAGTATCGAAGGGGGAGCGCGTGCAGTTCCAACAGTGGACCAGTCGTGCCAGACTCAACCATTTAAAGTGACGGAAGCAGCAG ATGATCGGTGCAAACGGctttacaaagaaaaatgtgCTATAGAGAGGATGTGTGAGGATAAACAACAG TTGATTTTGTCCCTAGAGAAAAGGCTGATGGACCTTAGTGAAACACTTCAGAAGGTCAGAGATGGCTTCCTGGAGAAATCAGCTGATCTGGAGGCTCTGCAGAGGAAGGCCGATGATCAG ACGAAAGCTTTGGAGGACATCCTACGGCAGAACACTGAAAAGGACAAGGAGATTGCCTCACTAAAGGCAGAACTTGCAAAGTTTTCCCAGAAGTCCCCTGTGCAGCCCAAAACCAAGCGAGGCCTGCTTGCCAACATCAGGGAGGCGGTGACTTCACCACGGAAGGGTACGACTGGCCGAACGCTCAGGAAAACTGTTAGGACTGCGCACCCCTGA
- the zgc:56231 gene encoding kinesin-like protein KIF20A isoform X1 gives MSTVIDLTNEESDHMQPVDMDLTCHVPSVITSSLQQTEMAGGAEQQTMRVYLRVRPFSKEELSGNEDQDCVVIENSQTVTLNAPKGSATMKSSEKGIGTSLHKFSFSQIFGPEMTQSELFEDTVKSQMSEFLDGKNALIFSYGVTNAGKTYTIQGTPKEPGVLPRVLDATFHYIGGRQYEGMDLKPYLRNDAQYLDPDQVKQERSAKAAIFASVKDECDPLRASGGLESLSCSTTSLSSSSLSYDETVLVSNPTEAGSSQFALWVAFFEIYNECVYDLLQPSLCSKFKKRAALRVCDDGAGNAYVKDLRWINIQTLGEACKLLQFGNKNRSAAATKMNQSSSRSHSIFTMKLLKIDGSTVKRISEFSLCDLAGSERCNKTKTFGERLKEAGNINNSLLILGKCITALRNNQTDRMKSSYIPFRESKLTKLFQAVFCGKGRASMIVNINQCASTYDETLHVMKFSAVAKQVVQVIPDKPLEALAPCLVGHDGKPLVRNGKIDSQALESYLSEEELLDEEDEADMSLLPQNEVVNMIETLRTKLLAERRRNLVQEMEIRKEMGDAMLQQLMESEELRSRQIEELKESYQEKLENTFEMYKEVIKEHAYQSAMNNLEDDYVPLDEFIAEQEKVEALKRKVSELETLTSSIEGGARAVPTVDQSCQTQPFKVTEAAADDRCKRLYKEKCAIERMCEDKQQLILSLEKRLMDLSETLQKVRDGFLEKSADLEALQRKADDQTKALEDILRQNTEKDKEIASLKAELAKFSQKSPVQPKTKRGLLANIREAVTSPRKGTTGRTLRKTVRTAHP, from the exons ATGAGTACAGTTATTGATTTGACCAATGAAGAAAGCGACCATATGCAGCCTGTTGACATGGACTTGACTTGTCATGTTCCTTCTGTCATCACTTCATCCCTTCAGCAG ACTGAAATGGCAGGTGGTGCTGAGCAGCAGACCATGAGAGTTTACCTCCGAGTCAGGCCCTTCTCTAAAGAGGAACTCTCGGGCAACGAGGATCAG gATTGTGTAGTGATTGAAAACAGCCAAACGGTGACACTGAATGCACCAAAGGGCTCTGCCACCATGAAGAGCAGTGAGAAGGGCATCGGCACGTCTCTCCACAAATTCTCCTTCTCCCAG ATTTTCGGACCAGAGATGACTCAGTCTGAGCTATTTGAGGACACTGTCAAAAGCCAAATGTCTGAATTCTTGGATGGGAAGAATGCACTGATATTCAGCTATGGCGTAACCAACGCTGGGAAAACCTACACAATCCAAG gAACTCCAAAAGAGCCGGGAGTACTCCCTCGAGTGCTGGATGCCACCTTTCACTACATTGGAGGCCGTCAGTATGAGGGGATGGACCTGAAACCCTACCTCAGGAATGATGCACAATATCTGGATCCGGACCAAGTCAAGCAGGAGAGAAGTGCTAAAGCTGCCATTTTTGCTTCAGTCAAAGAC GAGTGTGATCCTCTCAGAGCCAGTGGTGGTTTAGAGTCCTTGTCCTGTTCCACCACCAgtctctcatcctcctctttgtcCTACGATGAAACCG TGTTGGTAAGCAACCCAACAGAAGCAGGCAGCAGCCAGTTTGCCTTATGGGTGGCGTTCTTTGAAATCTACAACGAGTGTGTATATGATCTGCTTCAGCCTTCACTGTGCTCTAAGTTCAAGAAACGTGCTGCTCTCCGAGTATGTGACGATGGTGCTGGCAATGCTTATGTTAAAG atctCAGGTGGATTAACATCCAGACCCTGGGCGAAGCCTGTAAACTACTACAgtttggaaacaaaaacagaagtgctGCAGCCACGAAGATGAACCAGTCGTCTAGCAGAAG CCACAGCATATTTACCATGAAGTTACTGAAGATCGATGGCAGCACAGTTAAAAGGATCTCAGA GTTTTCTCTGTGTGACCTGGCTGGCTCAGAAAGATGCAACAAAACCAAGACCTTCGGAGAGAGGCTGAAGGAGGCAGGGAACATAAACAACTCCCTGCTCATTCTGGGGAAGTGCATCACTGCCCTTCGCAACAATCAGACTGACAG AATGAAGAGCAGCTACATTCCTTTCAGAGAGAGTAAGCTCACCAAGCTCTTCCAGGCTGTTTTCTGTGGCAAAGGAAGAGCGTCAATGATCGTCAACATCAACCAGTGTGCTTCCACCTATGACGAGACTCTCCATGTTATGAAATTCTCTGCTGTTGCCAAACAG GTGGTGCAGGTGATCCCAGACAAGCCTCTGGAAGCTCTGGCTCCCTGTTTGGTCGGCCATGATGGCAAGCCTCTGGTGAGGAACGGGAAGATTGACAGCCAGGCCCTGGAGAGCTACCTGTCTGAGGAGGAGCTGCTTGATGAGGAAGACGAGGCTGACATGTCTTTGCTGCCACAGAAT GAGGTCGTGAATATGATTGAAACCCTGCGAACAAAACTCCTGGCTGAGCGAAGAAGAAACCTGGTTCAGGAAATGGAGATTCGCAAGGAAATGGGAGATGCCATGTTACAACAGCTCATGGAGAGTGAGGAACTCCGCAG TCGGCAGATTGAAGAGCTGAAGGAGAGCTACCAAGAAAAGCTGGAGAACACTTTTGAGATGTACAAGGAGGTTATCAAAGAGCATGCCTACCAGAGTGCTATGAACAATCTGGAAGATGACTATGTACCTCTTGATGAGTTCATTGCTGAACAGGAGAAAGTGGAG GCCCTCAAACGTAAAGTGTCAGAGTTGGAGACCTTAACGTCCAGTATCGAAGGGGGAGCGCGTGCAGTTCCAACAGTGGACCAGTCGTGCCAGACTCAACCATTTAAAGTGACGGAAGCAGCAG CAGATGATCGGTGCAAACGGctttacaaagaaaaatgtgCTATAGAGAGGATGTGTGAGGATAAACAACAG TTGATTTTGTCCCTAGAGAAAAGGCTGATGGACCTTAGTGAAACACTTCAGAAGGTCAGAGATGGCTTCCTGGAGAAATCAGCTGATCTGGAGGCTCTGCAGAGGAAGGCCGATGATCAG ACGAAAGCTTTGGAGGACATCCTACGGCAGAACACTGAAAAGGACAAGGAGATTGCCTCACTAAAGGCAGAACTTGCAAAGTTTTCCCAGAAGTCCCCTGTGCAGCCCAAAACCAAGCGAGGCCTGCTTGCCAACATCAGGGAGGCGGTGACTTCACCACGGAAGGGTACGACTGGCCGAACGCTCAGGAAAACTGTTAGGACTGCGCACCCCTGA
- the LOC122866925 gene encoding ankyrin repeat and SAM domain-containing protein 6-like isoform X1: MNFGVPANSLLLFRACDEGDYETARGILEPGAPKESGRQSRLRSEAGSECNTADMLSLVPVDCTDEEGNTALQFASASGHENLVRFLLRKGASVDSRNNYGWTPLMQAARFGHLTVAHILLENGAEINGRNRLGASVLTMAARGGHTHVVKLLLESGAYVDDYDHLAVAAEAVSNGNNNNNSCSTTGFGGGEGCPGGGGGREFMDIIALMVASQHGHEAAVRLLLEWGSDVNFSQKTTGWGPLMVATLSGKVAVAQQLVERGADPDRVNVLSKTAFELAMQLKQRDIKAYLDSITTVRPQTDDERRRPDVFSALKLGNSQLVKEILEEDPTQVNSSNQEGASPLMMAAVSGQLEVVQLMVEKNADIDKQDGVHGWTALMQATYHGNKDIVKYLLSQGADVNLRAKNGYTAFDLVMLLNDPDTELVRLLASVCMQVDKDKSKHRGRALMTRSKSRQSLNNVPVPPDDKGGLKSWWSRMSNRFRRLKLTHTLRHGLSSNRLAPFPDDAETSLDATMKANRKSAAVSNGALAPSPALGGNDISTAWAVKSKDTGLCRTSSEKEDFLITTMLRSGAPLTRLPNDKLKAVIPPFLPPSNFEPWNSDRSRLLREGKSEAPRLPMPSQRKLNSSGNSDITSISRVVSRSIKFPSIPKGPSSSSPSNSGHYHSPHSSGGSNGVAGINRDSHNRSGGSADNVLSQIAAQRKRAAGLIDVKAPAPEKQHSQTQSQPSLPPSAPGLPLPDISLPDIHSHPSLVASDIHSRRKMELKKRPQSGNSSTSKSTSPTLTPSPSPTPKPPTGPGDSLSSASSHPRSKSSGGSSSGTITDEDELSSILKKLSLEKYQPIFEEQEVDMEAFLTLTDGDLKELGIKTDGPRQQILAAISELNAGKGRERQILQETIHNFQSSFGSSASNPRQPGEPRSPTGWMRHQVRSSNKR; encoded by the exons ATGAATTTCGGTGTCCCCGCTAATTCGCTGCTGCTTTTCCGTGCCTGCGACGAGGGAGACTATGAAACCGCCCGTGGGATCCTGGAGCCCGGAGCCCCGAAAGAGTCCGGGAGGCAGAGCAGGCTGCGGTCAGAAGCGGGGTCGGAGTGCAACACCGCGGACATGTTGTCTCTGGTACCGGTTGACTGTACGGACGAGGAGGGGAACACCGCCCTGCAGTTTGCGTCGGCCAGCGGTCATGAGAACCTGGTCCGGTTTTTGCTACGAAAGGGGGCCTCGGTGGACAGCCGCAACAACTACGGCTGGACTCCGCTGATGCAGGCTGCTAG GTTTGGTCACCTGACTGTTGCCCACATCCTGCTGGAGAACGGGGCAGAGATTAACGGACGGAACAGGCTAGGTGCGAGTGTCCTGACTATGGCGGCCCGTGGTGGACACACTCATGTAGTCAAGCTACTTCTGGAGAGCGGGGCCTACGTTGATGACTATGATCATCTGGCTGTTGCTGCGGAGGCGGTCTCAAacggcaacaacaacaacaacagctgcag CACGACTGGTTTTGGAGGTGGTGAAGGCTgtccaggaggaggaggcggcagAGAATTCATGGACATCATAGCCCTGATGGTGGCATCTCAGCATGGCCATGAGGCCGCGGTGCGCCTGCTGCTAGAGTGGGGCTCTGATGTCAACTTTTCCCAGAAGACCACTGGCTGGGGACCACTGATGGTGGCCACCCTCAGTGGGAAG gtggctgtggctcagcagcTGGTGGAGCGTGGCGCTGACCCAGACCGAGTCAATGTTCTGTCCAAGACGGCCTTTGAACTAGCCATGCAGCTTAAACAGAGAGACATCAAGGCCTATCTGGACTCCATCACCACTGTCCGACCCCAGACAG ACGATGAGAGAAGACGACCAGATGTGTTCAGTGCCCTCAAGCTGG GAAATTCCCAGCTGGTCAAAGAGATCTTGGAGGAGGATCCTACGCAGGTGAATTCATCCAATCAGGAGGGAGCATCACCTCTCATGATGGCAGCGGTGAGCGGCCAGTTAGAAGTGGTGCAGCTGATGGTGGAGAAGAATGCCGACATAGACAAACAAGATGGTGTGCATGGGTGGACCGCTTTAATGCAGGCCACCTATCATGG TAATAAAGACATTGTTAAGTACCTGTTGAGTCAAGGGGCTGATGTCAACCTTCGAGCTAAGAATGGATACACGGCCTTTGATTTGGTTATGTTGCTGAATGACCCAG ACACTGAGTTGGTGCGTCTGTTAGCATCAGTGTGTATGCAAGTAGACAAGGACAAGTCGAAACACCGCGGCAGAGCCTTAATGACTCGCTCCAAAAGCCGACAGTCCCTCAACAATGTCCCTGTGCCACCTGATGACAAGGGAGGCCTTAAG TCCTGGTGGAGTCGGATGTCAAATCGGTTCCGACGGCTTAAGTTGACTCACACCCTGAGGCACGGCCTTTCATCCAACCGCCTGGCTCCATTTCCAGATGATGCTGAAACTTCATTGGATGCCACTATGAAGGCGAATAGGAAGTCTGCTGCCGTGTCCAATGGGGCGCTGGCACCATCTCCTGCCCTGGGTGGGAATGACATCAGCACTGCCTGGGCAGTCAAGAGCAAAGACACTG GTCTTTGCAGGACATCCTCAGAAAAGGAGGACTTTCTTATAACTACAATG CTCAGGAGTGGTGCGCCCTTGACCCGGCTGCCCAATGACAAGCTAAAAGCGGTGATCCCGCCCTTCCTGCCTCCATCCAACTTTGAACCGTGGAACTCGGACCGTTCGCGCCTCCTCAGGGAGGGAAAGAGCGAAGCGCCCCGCCTGCCCATGCCATCCCAGAGGAAGCTGAACAGCAGTGGAAACTCAGATATT ACGTCCATCAGTCGTGTGGTTAGCAGGTCCATTAAGTTTCCCAGCATCCCCAAGggtccctcctcctcttctccttcaaACTCTGGTCACTACCACTCCCCCCACTCCTCTGGAGGCTCCAATGGAGTGGCAGGGATCAACCGGGACTCTCACAACCGTTCAG GGGGCAGTGCAGACAATGTTCTCTCCCAGATAGCAGCCCAAAGGAAGCGAGCGGCAGGCCTGATAGATGTGAAGGCCCCAGCTCCGGAGAAACAGCACAGCCAGACACAGAGCCAACCCTCACTGCCACCCTCAGCACCCGGCCTGCCGTTGCCTGATATTAGCCTTCCTGACATCCACTCCCACCCCAGCCTGGTCGCTTCCGACATCCACTCGAGAAGg AAGATGGAGTTGAAGAAGAGACCTCAGTCAGGGAATTCCTCCACCTCCAAAAGCACGTCGCCCACTCTGACTCCGTCTCCTTCCCCAACGCCCAAGCCTCCTACTGGGCCAGGAGACTCTCTGTCCTCAGCCTCTTCCCATCCTCGCTCCAAGAGCAGTGGTGGCTCCAGCAGTGGAACCATAACTGATGAAG atGAGCTGTCTAGTATATTGAAGAAACTGTCCCTCGAGAAATACCAGCCCATATTTGAGGAACAGGAG GTGGACATGGAGGCGTTCCTGACTCTAACAGATGGAGACCTGAAGGAGCTGGGCATTAAAACGGACGGACCCAGACAACAGATCTTGGCTGCCATATCAGAGCTCAATGCTGGAAAG GGCAGAGAAAGGCAGATCCTTCAAGAGACCATCCATAACTTCCAGTCTTCCTTTGGTAGCAGCGCCAGTAACCCAAGACAACCAGGTGAACCACGCT CACCAACGGGATGGATGAGACACCAGGTTCGTTCCTCCAACAAAAGGTAA
- the LOC122866925 gene encoding ankyrin repeat and SAM domain-containing protein 6-like isoform X2 — MNFGVPANSLLLFRACDEGDYETARGILEPGAPKESGRQSRLRSEAGSECNTADMLSLVPVDCTDEEGNTALQFASASGHENLVRFLLRKGASVDSRNNYGWTPLMQAARFGHLTVAHILLENGAEINGRNRLGASVLTMAARGGHTHVVKLLLESGAYVDDYDHLAVAAEAVSNGNNNNNSCSTTGFGGGEGCPGGGGGREFMDIIALMVASQHGHEAAVRLLLEWGSDVNFSQKTTGWGPLMVATLSGKVAVAQQLVERGADPDRVNVLSKTAFELAMQLKQRDIKAYLDSITTVRPQTDDERRRPDVFSALKLGNSQLVKEILEEDPTQVNSSNQEGASPLMMAAVSGQLEVVQLMVEKNADIDKQDGVHGWTALMQATYHGNKDIVKYLLSQGADVNLRAKNGYTAFDLVMLLNDPDTELVRLLASVCMQVDKDKSKHRGRALMTRSKSRQSLNNVPVPPDDKGGLKSWWSRMSNRFRRLKLTHTLRHGLSSNRLAPFPDDAETSLDATMKANRKSAAVSNGALAPSPALGGNDISTAWAVKSKDTGLCRTSSEKEDFLITTMLRSGAPLTRLPNDKLKAVIPPFLPPSNFEPWNSDRSRLLREGKSEAPRLPMPSQRKLNSSGNSDITSISRVVSRSIKFPSIPKGPSSSSPSNSGHYHSPHSSGGSNGVAGINRDSHNRSGGSADNVLSQIAAQRKRAAGLIDVKAPAPEKQHSQTQSQPSLPPSAPGLPLPDISLPDIHSHPSLVASDIHSRRKMELKKRPQSGNSSTSKSTSPTLTPSPSPTPKPPTGPGDSLSSASSHPRSKSSGGSSSGTITDEDELSSILKKLSLEKYQPIFEEQEVDMEAFLTLTDGDLKELGIKTDGPRQQILAAISELNAGKGRERQILQETIHNFQSSFGSSASNPRQPAPTGWMRHQVRSSNKR, encoded by the exons ATGAATTTCGGTGTCCCCGCTAATTCGCTGCTGCTTTTCCGTGCCTGCGACGAGGGAGACTATGAAACCGCCCGTGGGATCCTGGAGCCCGGAGCCCCGAAAGAGTCCGGGAGGCAGAGCAGGCTGCGGTCAGAAGCGGGGTCGGAGTGCAACACCGCGGACATGTTGTCTCTGGTACCGGTTGACTGTACGGACGAGGAGGGGAACACCGCCCTGCAGTTTGCGTCGGCCAGCGGTCATGAGAACCTGGTCCGGTTTTTGCTACGAAAGGGGGCCTCGGTGGACAGCCGCAACAACTACGGCTGGACTCCGCTGATGCAGGCTGCTAG GTTTGGTCACCTGACTGTTGCCCACATCCTGCTGGAGAACGGGGCAGAGATTAACGGACGGAACAGGCTAGGTGCGAGTGTCCTGACTATGGCGGCCCGTGGTGGACACACTCATGTAGTCAAGCTACTTCTGGAGAGCGGGGCCTACGTTGATGACTATGATCATCTGGCTGTTGCTGCGGAGGCGGTCTCAAacggcaacaacaacaacaacagctgcag CACGACTGGTTTTGGAGGTGGTGAAGGCTgtccaggaggaggaggcggcagAGAATTCATGGACATCATAGCCCTGATGGTGGCATCTCAGCATGGCCATGAGGCCGCGGTGCGCCTGCTGCTAGAGTGGGGCTCTGATGTCAACTTTTCCCAGAAGACCACTGGCTGGGGACCACTGATGGTGGCCACCCTCAGTGGGAAG gtggctgtggctcagcagcTGGTGGAGCGTGGCGCTGACCCAGACCGAGTCAATGTTCTGTCCAAGACGGCCTTTGAACTAGCCATGCAGCTTAAACAGAGAGACATCAAGGCCTATCTGGACTCCATCACCACTGTCCGACCCCAGACAG ACGATGAGAGAAGACGACCAGATGTGTTCAGTGCCCTCAAGCTGG GAAATTCCCAGCTGGTCAAAGAGATCTTGGAGGAGGATCCTACGCAGGTGAATTCATCCAATCAGGAGGGAGCATCACCTCTCATGATGGCAGCGGTGAGCGGCCAGTTAGAAGTGGTGCAGCTGATGGTGGAGAAGAATGCCGACATAGACAAACAAGATGGTGTGCATGGGTGGACCGCTTTAATGCAGGCCACCTATCATGG TAATAAAGACATTGTTAAGTACCTGTTGAGTCAAGGGGCTGATGTCAACCTTCGAGCTAAGAATGGATACACGGCCTTTGATTTGGTTATGTTGCTGAATGACCCAG ACACTGAGTTGGTGCGTCTGTTAGCATCAGTGTGTATGCAAGTAGACAAGGACAAGTCGAAACACCGCGGCAGAGCCTTAATGACTCGCTCCAAAAGCCGACAGTCCCTCAACAATGTCCCTGTGCCACCTGATGACAAGGGAGGCCTTAAG TCCTGGTGGAGTCGGATGTCAAATCGGTTCCGACGGCTTAAGTTGACTCACACCCTGAGGCACGGCCTTTCATCCAACCGCCTGGCTCCATTTCCAGATGATGCTGAAACTTCATTGGATGCCACTATGAAGGCGAATAGGAAGTCTGCTGCCGTGTCCAATGGGGCGCTGGCACCATCTCCTGCCCTGGGTGGGAATGACATCAGCACTGCCTGGGCAGTCAAGAGCAAAGACACTG GTCTTTGCAGGACATCCTCAGAAAAGGAGGACTTTCTTATAACTACAATG CTCAGGAGTGGTGCGCCCTTGACCCGGCTGCCCAATGACAAGCTAAAAGCGGTGATCCCGCCCTTCCTGCCTCCATCCAACTTTGAACCGTGGAACTCGGACCGTTCGCGCCTCCTCAGGGAGGGAAAGAGCGAAGCGCCCCGCCTGCCCATGCCATCCCAGAGGAAGCTGAACAGCAGTGGAAACTCAGATATT ACGTCCATCAGTCGTGTGGTTAGCAGGTCCATTAAGTTTCCCAGCATCCCCAAGggtccctcctcctcttctccttcaaACTCTGGTCACTACCACTCCCCCCACTCCTCTGGAGGCTCCAATGGAGTGGCAGGGATCAACCGGGACTCTCACAACCGTTCAG GGGGCAGTGCAGACAATGTTCTCTCCCAGATAGCAGCCCAAAGGAAGCGAGCGGCAGGCCTGATAGATGTGAAGGCCCCAGCTCCGGAGAAACAGCACAGCCAGACACAGAGCCAACCCTCACTGCCACCCTCAGCACCCGGCCTGCCGTTGCCTGATATTAGCCTTCCTGACATCCACTCCCACCCCAGCCTGGTCGCTTCCGACATCCACTCGAGAAGg AAGATGGAGTTGAAGAAGAGACCTCAGTCAGGGAATTCCTCCACCTCCAAAAGCACGTCGCCCACTCTGACTCCGTCTCCTTCCCCAACGCCCAAGCCTCCTACTGGGCCAGGAGACTCTCTGTCCTCAGCCTCTTCCCATCCTCGCTCCAAGAGCAGTGGTGGCTCCAGCAGTGGAACCATAACTGATGAAG atGAGCTGTCTAGTATATTGAAGAAACTGTCCCTCGAGAAATACCAGCCCATATTTGAGGAACAGGAG GTGGACATGGAGGCGTTCCTGACTCTAACAGATGGAGACCTGAAGGAGCTGGGCATTAAAACGGACGGACCCAGACAACAGATCTTGGCTGCCATATCAGAGCTCAATGCTGGAAAG GGCAGAGAAAGGCAGATCCTTCAAGAGACCATCCATAACTTCCAGTCTTCCTTTGGTAGCAGCGCCAGTAACCCAAGACAACCAG CACCAACGGGATGGATGAGACACCAGGTTCGTTCCTCCAACAAAAGGTAA